Proteins encoded in a region of the Oryctolagus cuniculus chromosome 10, mOryCun1.1, whole genome shotgun sequence genome:
- the LOC138844015 gene encoding ribosomal biogenesis factor-like: MAKNKLRGQKSKNVFHIASQKNFKAKNKAKPVTTNLKKINIVNEDKVNRVNKAFINIQKELANFSRGLSLEPLQKELIPQKSHENEPVNVDEATRLMAQL, encoded by the coding sequence ATGGCCAAGAACAAATTAAGAGGACAGAAGTCCAAAAATGTATTTCACATAGCCagccaaaaaaattttaaggctaaaaacaaagcaaaaccagtTACTACTAATCTTAAGAAGATAAACATTGTGAACGAAGACAAAGTTAACAGAGTGAACAAAgcttttataaatatacaaaaggAACTTGCAAACTTCTCAAGGGGCCTTTCTCTGGAACCGTTACAGAAAGAGCTGATTCCTCAGAAGAGTCATGAAAATGAACCTGTTAATGTTGATGAAGCTACAAGATTAATGGCTCAGTTGTAA